One Streptomyces dangxiongensis genomic window, ACACCGCCCGCCGCGACCGTCACCGAACCCCAGCGCGTGCGCTCGGCCAGTGACATGAAACCCGCCGCCGGGACGCACGCGAAGGCGCCCAGCAGATACGACACGAAGATCGTCGTGCCCTGCTCCGGCTTCTCGCCCCGCGCCAGCAGCACGACGCCGGCCGCAAGCTGGATCACGGCCAGCAGCGACACCACCGCCATGCCGATGAAATGCCAGTCCTTGGTGGGCTGGTCGCGGTACGCGGCCCAGCCGCACCAGGCGGCGAGCAACAGCGCGGCGACCCCGGTCACCAGCATCAGGACGTTGAGCATGCCGTGACCCTATTACGGCGGAAAAGGCCCACCGCCGCCGACCCCGGCGTACACCGTAGGGTCGGGAGCATGACGATCCACGCGCACGCCCTCCTGTTCGACAACGACGGCACCCTCGTCTCCTCCCTCGACTCCGTCGAGCGCTGCTGGACCCGCTGGGCGCGGGAGTACGGGATCACCGCGGAGGAGTTCGGGCGTGTGGAGCTGCACGGGCGTACGGCGGTCGAGATCGTCGGCGACCTGCTGCCCGCCCGTCTGGTCCCGGAGGCCGTCGCCCGGGTCGAGCAGCTCGAGGTCGAGGACGTCCCCGACGGCGGTGTGCGCCTGCTGCCCGGCACCCGGGCCTTCCTGGACTCCCTGCCGGCCGACCGCTGGGCCGTGGTCACCTCCGCCACCCGCCGGCTGGCCGAGGCCCGCCTGGACGCCGTCGGCATCTCCCCGAAATCCCTGGTCTCCGCGGACGACGTCACCCGCGGCAAGCCCGACCCCGAGCCCTATCTGCTCGCCGCCCGGCAGCTCGGCGTGGACCCGGCCCGCTGCGTGGTCTTCGAGGACGCCCCCGCCGGACTCCGGGCGGGCCGCGCGGCCGGCATGACCACCGTGGCGTTGGCCACAACCCATCCCGCGCACGAGCTGGACGCCGACCTGGTGGTCACGGACCTGTCGGCCCTGTCGGCCCTGGTCACCGCCGACACCGTGGAGATCACCGTCCGCGGCTGAACCCTGTCCGCGGCTGTCCACTATCCGGACAGCGGCGACCGTTCAGGACCGTGTGTCTGCTTTACTGATCGCATGACCACGACGAGCAGCCGCACCCTTGCGACCGAGGCGACCAGCACGCCCGGTGCTCGTTGTATGTGTCCGTGTCGAATGTGCGCCTTCTAGAGGGCCCCCGCACCAGCCGAGCCTCGCGCCCCGAAGCGAGAGCCGTGGCCCGTCCCGCGCCGGCACCCCGGCGTACGTGACCGAGGCCGCCCCGCGCACACGCTGTTCTCCCCGGTTCCCCCGCCACCCGAGAACCGTGCCGCGTCCCTGACCGAACGCACACAACGCATTCGTGCCCGGGCACACCCGCGCCCGCGCACTCGACAGTGACGGAAACCCACGTGATCACCACCTCGGGCCTGACCAAGGTCTACCGCTCCCGCGGCCGTGAGGTCACCGCCCTCGACGGCGTCGACCTGCACGTGCGCGAAGGCGAGGTCTACGGCGTCATCGGCCAATCCGGCGCCGGCAAGTCCTCCCTCATCCGCTGCGTCAACCTGCTGGAGCGCCCCACCTCCGGCACCGTGACCGTCGCCGGACAGGACCTCACCGCCCTGGCCGGCCGCGGCCCGCGCGCCGGCCGGGAACTGCGCCGCGCCCGCAGCC contains:
- a CDS encoding HAD family hydrolase translates to MTIHAHALLFDNDGTLVSSLDSVERCWTRWAREYGITAEEFGRVELHGRTAVEIVGDLLPARLVPEAVARVEQLEVEDVPDGGVRLLPGTRAFLDSLPADRWAVVTSATRRLAEARLDAVGISPKSLVSADDVTRGKPDPEPYLLAARQLGVDPARCVVFEDAPAGLRAGRAAGMTTVALATTHPAHELDADLVVTDLSALSALVTADTVEITVRG